In one window of Falco biarmicus isolate bFalBia1 chromosome 16, bFalBia1.pri, whole genome shotgun sequence DNA:
- the ZC3H11A gene encoding zinc finger CCCH domain-containing protein 11A isoform X2 yields MSNQGDDCYFYFYSTCNKGDSCSFRHCEAALGSETVCTLWQEGRCFRNICRFRHMEIDKKRSEIPCYWENQPVGCQKANCAFHHAKGRYVEGLFLPPSKTTLPSPPESAEDDVKMAQISLQQNKLSVQSNPCPQLRGVMKVENSENVPSPTHPPVVINAADDDEDDDDQLSEEGDETKTPVQQPATEAHNGLRIISTRKSNANTKQDVNLNFGIKTLEEIKLKKLKEKTKKQEGPSGVSVHPLQSLTVPVPEKENERTVVRTVTLSTKQGEEPVIRLNLADRLGKPKTSVGGKSVLPLRRNLAERLGKKMEILENADKAPKRVQVPKSLKERLGLPSEQTSTETEKAAKPAGKIHVKTLEEIRLERANQRRGEPQAKPQTEGCGKTEDPSLGARPPAVRIKAFSGAPVEKKRKRMEDEKQKPEELPTKVKVESEPKKQSTLAPPVPSKVQLAESAGKAKPAGEVRIKTLEEIKQEKALRMQQSGENVPAPPAQPEPAPTGRRLLRITKLIGPGREEKKIVELNKLSPKAVSAPAEPSDQSAPNAKVQVKSLEEIMKEKRQLKRCQEEKLQKEAAAVPSPVEKAVKDKTPASGNPESTVVSGPCSQFMKRALVKPPEHGVQSPGKDAAVPPGKQAAQLPERKAKTKPKACLKPSDGKATCLTKQTLKRKAAENHPSAVAAVKPLSTTGGDTQELPAKKAAVAVVPALPEDSLVSVPGREKPKTSPELHIGSQADFMAQSEVSSSTSTSSQVPVKTRRLSSTGAGKAPLSVEDDFEKLIWEISGGKLEAEIDLDPGKDEDDLLLELSEMIDS; encoded by the exons ATGTCTAACCAAGGAGATGACTGCTACTTCTATTTCTATTCCACATGTAACAAG GGAGACAGCTGTTCCTTCCGCCACTGTGAAGCTGCTCTGGGAAGTGAAACCGTCTGCACGCTCTGGCAGGAGGGTCGCTGTTTCAGGAATATCTGCAGATTCAGACACATGGAAATTGAT AAAAAACGGAGTGAGATTCCTTGCTACTGGGAGAATCAACCAGTAGGCTGTCAAAAAGCCAACTGTGCTTTTCATCACGCAAAAGGACGTTATGTTGAGGGACTCTTCTTACCACCAAGCAAAA CTACACTTCCAAGTCCACCTGAGTCTGCAGAAGACGATGTAAAAATGGCTCAGATAtcactgcagcaaaacaaactttCTGTCCAGTCAAATCCCTGTCCACAACTGAGGGGGGTGATGAAAGTGGAAAACTCTGAAAATGTCCCAAGTCCTACACATCCTCCAGTTGTAATCAATGCTGCagatgatgatgaagatgatgatg aCCAGCTTTCTGAAGAAGGAGATGAAACTAAAACACCCGTCCAGCAACCAGCGACAGAAGCCCATAATGGATTGAGGATAATTTCCACTAGGAAATCCAATGCTAATACAAAGCAAG atgtCAACTTAAATTTTGGAAtaaaaacactggaagaaatcAAATTGaagaaactaaaggaaaaaacaaaaaaacaag AGGGTCCTTCAGGAGTTTCTGTTCATCCACTCCAATCTCTGACTGTTCCTGtgccagaaaaggaaaatgaacgGACAGTAGTGAGAACTGTGACTCTGTCTACAAAGCAAG GGGAGGAGCCTGTGATTCGACTGAACCTTGCTGACAGACTGGGAAAACCGAAAACATCTGTAG gtggtaaaaGTGTCCTTCCACTAAGGCGCAACCTTGCTGAAAGGCTGGGGAAGAAGATGGAGATTCTGGAGAATGCTGACAAAGCACCAAAGAGAG TTCAAGTCCCCAAGTCTCTGAAGGAGAGGCTAGGATTACCCTCTGAACAGACCAGTACTGAGACAG AGAAGGCTGCTAAGCCAGCAGGAAAGATCCATGTGAAAACACTGGAGGAAATTCGTCTTGAGAGAGCTAATCAGAGACGAGGAGAGCCTCAAGCTAAACCCCAGACCGAAGGATGTGGTAAAACAGAAGATCCCAGCTTGGGGGCAAGACCTCCTGCAGTTCGCATCAAAGCTTTCTCAGGAGCCCCGGTTGAAAAAAAACGCAAGCGAATGGAAGACGAGAAGCAAAAACCAGAAGAGTTGCCTACCAAGGTGAAAGTTGAGAGTGAGCCCAAGAAGCAGAGCACACTTGCTCCGCCTGTGCCCAGCAAAGTGCAGCTGGCAGAGTCTGCAGGTAAAGCCAAGCCAGCAGGAGAAGTGCGTATTAAAACCTTGGAAGAAATCAAGCAGGAGAAAGCTCTGCGAATGCAGCAGAGTGGAGAAAATGTGCCAGCTCCACCAGCCCAACCCGAACCTGCCCCGACAGGGAGGAGATTGTTACGGATCACAAAGCTAATAG gacctggaagggaagaaaagaagatagTGGAATTGAATAAGCTTTCTCCTAAAGCAGTCTCTGCACCTGCAGAG ccCTCTGATCAGAGTGCACCTAATGCTAAAGTTCAAGTGAAGAGCCTTGAAGAGATTATGAAGGAAAAGCGGCAACTGAAACGATGCCAAGAAGAGAAACTTCAGaaggaagcagctgctgtgccatcTCCTGTTGAAAAAGCAGTGAAGGATAAAACTCCAGCATCAGGGAATCCTGAATCCACCGTGGTTTCAGGGCCATGTTCCCAATTCATGAAGAGGGCGTTGGTGAAACCTCCAGAACATGGCGTTCAAAGCCCAGGAAAGGATGCTGCTGTACCCCCAGGGAAACAGGCAGCTCAACTTCCAGAACGGAAAGCTAAAA CCAAACCGAAGGCGTGCCTGAAGCCTTCTGATGGGAAAGCCACCTGCCTGACAAAGCAGACACTGAAACGTAAAGCAGCTGAGAATCATCCCTCTGCTGTGGCGGCAGTGAAGCCACTGAGTACCACTGGTGGTGACACGCAGGAGCTTCCAgctaaaaaagcagctgtg GCTGTTGTTCCTGCTTTGCCAGAAGACAGCCTGGTCTCCGTACCTGGgagagaaaaacccaaaactag TCCTGAACTGCATATTGGAAGCCAAGCAGACTTCATGGCACAGTCCGAGGTCTCAAGCTCAACTTCAACTTCTTCACAAGTACCGGTGAAAACACGCCGGCTGAGCTCCACAGGGGCTGGGAAAGCACCCTTATCCGTAGAAGATGACTTTGAGAAACTTATTTGGGAAATCTCAGGAGGCAAACTGGAAGCAGAAATTGACCTGGACCCGGGGAAGGATGAGGATGACCTCCTCCTGGAACTCTCTGAAATGATTGACAGCTGA
- the ZC3H11A gene encoding zinc finger CCCH domain-containing protein 11A isoform X1 — translation MSNQGDDCYFYFYSTCNKGDSCSFRHCEAALGSETVCTLWQEGRCFRNICRFRHMEIDKKRSEIPCYWENQPVGCQKANCAFHHAKGRYVEGLFLPPSKTTLPSPPESAEDDVKMAQISLQQNKLSVQSNPCPQLRGVMKVENSENVPSPTHPPVVINAADDDEDDDDQLSEEGDETKTPVQQPATEAHNGLRIISTRKSNANTKQDVNLNFGIKTLEEIKLKKLKEKTKKQGEGPSGVSVHPLQSLTVPVPEKENERTVVRTVTLSTKQGEEPVIRLNLADRLGKPKTSVGGKSVLPLRRNLAERLGKKMEILENADKAPKRVQVPKSLKERLGLPSEQTSTETEKAAKPAGKIHVKTLEEIRLERANQRRGEPQAKPQTEGCGKTEDPSLGARPPAVRIKAFSGAPVEKKRKRMEDEKQKPEELPTKVKVESEPKKQSTLAPPVPSKVQLAESAGKAKPAGEVRIKTLEEIKQEKALRMQQSGENVPAPPAQPEPAPTGRRLLRITKLIGPGREEKKIVELNKLSPKAVSAPAEPSDQSAPNAKVQVKSLEEIMKEKRQLKRCQEEKLQKEAAAVPSPVEKAVKDKTPASGNPESTVVSGPCSQFMKRALVKPPEHGVQSPGKDAAVPPGKQAAQLPERKAKTKPKACLKPSDGKATCLTKQTLKRKAAENHPSAVAAVKPLSTTGGDTQELPAKKAAVAVVPALPEDSLVSVPGREKPKTSPELHIGSQADFMAQSEVSSSTSTSSQVPVKTRRLSSTGAGKAPLSVEDDFEKLIWEISGGKLEAEIDLDPGKDEDDLLLELSEMIDS, via the exons ATGTCTAACCAAGGAGATGACTGCTACTTCTATTTCTATTCCACATGTAACAAG GGAGACAGCTGTTCCTTCCGCCACTGTGAAGCTGCTCTGGGAAGTGAAACCGTCTGCACGCTCTGGCAGGAGGGTCGCTGTTTCAGGAATATCTGCAGATTCAGACACATGGAAATTGAT AAAAAACGGAGTGAGATTCCTTGCTACTGGGAGAATCAACCAGTAGGCTGTCAAAAAGCCAACTGTGCTTTTCATCACGCAAAAGGACGTTATGTTGAGGGACTCTTCTTACCACCAAGCAAAA CTACACTTCCAAGTCCACCTGAGTCTGCAGAAGACGATGTAAAAATGGCTCAGATAtcactgcagcaaaacaaactttCTGTCCAGTCAAATCCCTGTCCACAACTGAGGGGGGTGATGAAAGTGGAAAACTCTGAAAATGTCCCAAGTCCTACACATCCTCCAGTTGTAATCAATGCTGCagatgatgatgaagatgatgatg aCCAGCTTTCTGAAGAAGGAGATGAAACTAAAACACCCGTCCAGCAACCAGCGACAGAAGCCCATAATGGATTGAGGATAATTTCCACTAGGAAATCCAATGCTAATACAAAGCAAG atgtCAACTTAAATTTTGGAAtaaaaacactggaagaaatcAAATTGaagaaactaaaggaaaaaacaaaaaaacaaggtG AGGGTCCTTCAGGAGTTTCTGTTCATCCACTCCAATCTCTGACTGTTCCTGtgccagaaaaggaaaatgaacgGACAGTAGTGAGAACTGTGACTCTGTCTACAAAGCAAG GGGAGGAGCCTGTGATTCGACTGAACCTTGCTGACAGACTGGGAAAACCGAAAACATCTGTAG gtggtaaaaGTGTCCTTCCACTAAGGCGCAACCTTGCTGAAAGGCTGGGGAAGAAGATGGAGATTCTGGAGAATGCTGACAAAGCACCAAAGAGAG TTCAAGTCCCCAAGTCTCTGAAGGAGAGGCTAGGATTACCCTCTGAACAGACCAGTACTGAGACAG AGAAGGCTGCTAAGCCAGCAGGAAAGATCCATGTGAAAACACTGGAGGAAATTCGTCTTGAGAGAGCTAATCAGAGACGAGGAGAGCCTCAAGCTAAACCCCAGACCGAAGGATGTGGTAAAACAGAAGATCCCAGCTTGGGGGCAAGACCTCCTGCAGTTCGCATCAAAGCTTTCTCAGGAGCCCCGGTTGAAAAAAAACGCAAGCGAATGGAAGACGAGAAGCAAAAACCAGAAGAGTTGCCTACCAAGGTGAAAGTTGAGAGTGAGCCCAAGAAGCAGAGCACACTTGCTCCGCCTGTGCCCAGCAAAGTGCAGCTGGCAGAGTCTGCAGGTAAAGCCAAGCCAGCAGGAGAAGTGCGTATTAAAACCTTGGAAGAAATCAAGCAGGAGAAAGCTCTGCGAATGCAGCAGAGTGGAGAAAATGTGCCAGCTCCACCAGCCCAACCCGAACCTGCCCCGACAGGGAGGAGATTGTTACGGATCACAAAGCTAATAG gacctggaagggaagaaaagaagatagTGGAATTGAATAAGCTTTCTCCTAAAGCAGTCTCTGCACCTGCAGAG ccCTCTGATCAGAGTGCACCTAATGCTAAAGTTCAAGTGAAGAGCCTTGAAGAGATTATGAAGGAAAAGCGGCAACTGAAACGATGCCAAGAAGAGAAACTTCAGaaggaagcagctgctgtgccatcTCCTGTTGAAAAAGCAGTGAAGGATAAAACTCCAGCATCAGGGAATCCTGAATCCACCGTGGTTTCAGGGCCATGTTCCCAATTCATGAAGAGGGCGTTGGTGAAACCTCCAGAACATGGCGTTCAAAGCCCAGGAAAGGATGCTGCTGTACCCCCAGGGAAACAGGCAGCTCAACTTCCAGAACGGAAAGCTAAAA CCAAACCGAAGGCGTGCCTGAAGCCTTCTGATGGGAAAGCCACCTGCCTGACAAAGCAGACACTGAAACGTAAAGCAGCTGAGAATCATCCCTCTGCTGTGGCGGCAGTGAAGCCACTGAGTACCACTGGTGGTGACACGCAGGAGCTTCCAgctaaaaaagcagctgtg GCTGTTGTTCCTGCTTTGCCAGAAGACAGCCTGGTCTCCGTACCTGGgagagaaaaacccaaaactag TCCTGAACTGCATATTGGAAGCCAAGCAGACTTCATGGCACAGTCCGAGGTCTCAAGCTCAACTTCAACTTCTTCACAAGTACCGGTGAAAACACGCCGGCTGAGCTCCACAGGGGCTGGGAAAGCACCCTTATCCGTAGAAGATGACTTTGAGAAACTTATTTGGGAAATCTCAGGAGGCAAACTGGAAGCAGAAATTGACCTGGACCCGGGGAAGGATGAGGATGACCTCCTCCTGGAACTCTCTGAAATGATTGACAGCTGA